A window of the Cucurbita pepo subsp. pepo cultivar mu-cu-16 chromosome LG01, ASM280686v2, whole genome shotgun sequence genome harbors these coding sequences:
- the LOC111802032 gene encoding uncharacterized protein LOC111802032 codes for MGDRYNRFNPSNIRQKNMFLPMLCSKPATKDCRPPRCDRDRSESFSGDPLSPRIGCMGQVKRNNRVAGLPISHRILITTKNENSPTVGYLKLKKFFSSKNLLASPSPSGTGTTRSTAVTAAAASVSTAGVNGCRSRRRPTPDFASKKKGVCENGNCESLSVVDLDPPLPVVRRVQKGGEERGEMENLWKRRSGGIVLQSLQIQQTHVRKHRLQITTV; via the coding sequence ATGGGTGACAGATACAATCGGTTTAATCCATCAAATATTCGCCAGAAAAACATGTTCTTGCCGATGCTCTGTTCTAAGCCGGCGACCAAAGACTGCCGGCCGCCGAGATGCGACCGGGACCGTTCGGAGTCATTTTCCGGCGACCCTTTGTCGCCGAGAATCGGATGTATGGGTCAAGTGAAGCGGAATAACAGAGTTGCTGGTCTTCCGATTTCCCATAGGATTTTGATTACGACCAAAAATGAGAACAGTCCCACCGTTGGTTACTTaaagttgaagaaatttttctCCAGCAAAAATCTCTTGGCTTCCCCCTCCCCCTCTGGCACCGGCACCACCAGGTCCACCGCCGTCACCGCCGCCGCTGCATCGGTATCTACAGCGGGTGTCAACGGTTGTAGGAGCAGAAGAAGACCCACCCCAGATTTTGCAAGTAAGAAGAAGGGTGTTTGTGAAAATGGGAATTGTGAATCATTAAGTGTTGTGGATTTGGATCCGCCGTTGCCGGTGGTCCGGCGAGTGCAGAAGGGCGGAGAAGAAAGAGGGGAAATGGAGAATCTTTGGAAGAGGAGGTCAGGTGGAATTGTATTACAGAGCTTGCAGATTCAGCAAACTCATGTTCGGAAGCATCGGCTTCAGATTACGactgtttga
- the LOC111811182 gene encoding mucin-2-like, whose translation MAPATVSYSKPPAPTTFLGGKAPSRAPVAAAPRTVPGSKVPSRAPVAEAPRTVPGSKSPSRAPVAEAPRTVPGSKSPSRAPVAAAPTTIPGIKAPPRAPVAAAPMTISGSKAPLRAPGAAAPTTIPGSKAPSRAPVAAAPTTITGSKAPSRAPGAAAPTTTPGSKTPSRAPVAAAPTTTPGSKAPSRAPVAAAPTTTPGSKAPSRAPVAAAPTTTPGSKAPSRAPVAAAPTTTPGSKAPSRAPVAAAPTTTPGSKAPSRAPVAAAPTTTPGSKAPSRAPVAAAPTTTPGSKAPSRAPVAAAPTTTPGSKAPSRAPRAAAPTTIPGSRASSRAPVAAAPTIIPGSKAPSQAPVAAAPSQAPVAAAPSQAPVAAAPRIVPGSKAPSRAPVAAGPTTIPGTKASSRAPVAAAPTTPGSKAPSRAPGAAASTTTPSSKAPSRAPDAAVLMPFPGSKAPSQAPRAAAPTTFSGSTTPSRAPGAVAPTTTPDSKAPSRAPGAAALMPFPGSKAPSQAPHAAAPTTFSGSTAPSRAPGAVAPMPFAGSKVPSQAPRAAAPTTFSGSTAPSRAPGAVAPTTTPDSKAPLRAPGAEAPMPFAGSKVPSQAPRAAAPTTFSGSIAPSQAPTTTPDSKAPSRAPGAAALMPFPGSKAPSQAPHAAAPTTFSGSTAPSRAPGAVAPTTTPDSKAPSRAPGAAALMPFPGSKAPSQAPHAAAPTTFSGSTAPSRAPGAVAPTTTPDSKAPSRAPGAAALMPFPGSKAPLQAPRAAAPTTFSGSIAPSQAPTTTPDSKAPSRAPGAAALMPFPGSKAPSQAPHAAAPTTFSGSTAPSRAPGAVAPTTTPDSKAPSRAPGAEVPMPFAGSKAPSQSPRAAAPTTFSGSTAPSRAPGAVAPTTTPDSKAPSRAPGAEVPMPFAGSKAPSQSPRAAAPTTFSGSTAPSRAPGAAAPTTFAGSTAPSRAPTTTPDSKAPSRAPGAEAPMPFAGSIAPSQAPRAAAPTTFSGSTAPSRAPGAAAPTTFAGSTAPSRAPTTTPDSKAPSRAPGAEAPMPFAGSIAPSQAPRAAAPTTFSGSTAPSRAPGAAAPTTFAGSKVPSRAPGAAAPTTFAGSKAPSRAPGAAAPTPFPGSKAPSRALGDAAPTPFPGNRAPSRAPGSSAPTPFPGSRAPSRAPGTGAPTPFPGSRVPSRAPGTGAPVPAPTMAQTPAPVNPPAPEVPPSSAPTGPPAPVEPSDEDSPVPAPSDAPSFTIFCNLITPLLLTLLALFRPL comes from the exons ATGGCCCCTGCTACAGTTTCGTATAGTAAACCGCCAGCGCCAACGACGTTTCTAGGTGGTAAAGCGCCATCGCGAGCTCCTGTTGCTGCAGCGCCAAGGACAGTTCCAGGTAGTAAAGTGCCATCGCGAGCTCCTGTTGCTGAAGCGCCAAGGACAGTTCCAGGTAGTAAATCGCCATCGCGAGCTCCTGTTGCTGAAGCGCCAAGGACAGTTCCAGGTAGTAAATCACCATCGCGAGCTCCGGTTGCTGCGGCACCAACGACAATTCCAG GTATTAAAGCGCCACCGCGAGCTCCGGTTGCCGCAGCGCCAATGACCATTTCAGGTAGTAAAGCGCCTTTGCGAGCTCCTGGTGCTGCAGCGCCAACGACAATTCCAGGTAGTAAAGCACCATCGCGAGCTCCAGTTGCCGCAGCACCAACGACAATTACAGGTAGTAAAGCACCTTCACGAGCTCCCGGTGCCGCAGCGCCAACGACAACTCCCGGCAGTAAAACGCCATCGAGAGCTCCCGTTGCTGCAGCGCCAACGACAACTCCTGGCAGTAAAGCCCCATCGCGAGCTCCCGTTGCTGCAGCGCCAACGACAACTCCTGGCAGTAAAGCCCCATCGCGAGCTCCCGTTGCTGCAGCGCCAACGACAACTCCTGGCAGTAAAGCCCCATCGCGAGCTCCCGTTGCTGCAGCGCCAACGACAACTCCTGGCAGTAAAGCCCCATCGCGAGCTCCCGTTGCTGCAGCGCCAACGACAACTCCTGGCAGTAAAGCCCCATCGCGAGCTCCCGTTGCTGCAGCGCCAACGACAACTCCTGGCAGTAAAGCCCCATCGCGAGCTCCCGTTGCTGCAGCGCCAACGACAACTCCAGGTAGTAAAGCCCCATCGCGAGCTCCCGTTGCTGCAGCGCCAACGACAACTCCAGGTAGTAAAGCCCCATCGCGAGCTCCCCGTGCTGCAGCACCAACGACAATTCCAGGTAGTAGAGCCTCATCACGAGCTCCGGTTGCCGCAGCGCCAACGATAATTCCAGGTAGTAAAGCGCCTTCACAAGCTCCCGTTGCTGCAGCGCCTTCACAAGCTCCCGTTGCTGCAGCGCCTTCACAAGCTCCCGTTGCTGCAGCGCCAAGGATAGTTCCAGGTAGTAAAGCGCCATCGCGAGCTCCCGTTGCAGCAGGGCCAACGACAATTCCAGGTACTAAAGCCTCATCGCGAGCTCCAGTTGCCGCAGCGCCAACAACTCCAGGTAGTAAAGCCCCATCGCGAGCTCCCGGTGCTGCAGCGTCAACGACAACTCCAAGTAGTAAAGCGCCATCGCGAGCTCCTGATGCAGCAGTGCTAATGCCATTTCCAGGTAGTAAAGCGCCATCGCAAGCTCCCCGTGCTGCAGCACCAACTACATTTTCAGGTAGTACAACGCCATCGCGAGCTCCCGGTGCTGTAGCGCCAACGACAACTCCAGATAGTAAAGCGCCATCGCGAGCTCCTGGTGCAGCAGCGTTAATGCCATTTCCAGGTAGTAAAGCACCATCGCAAGCTCCCCATGCTGCAGCACCAACTACATTTTCAGGTAGTACAGCGCCATCACGAGCTCCCGGTGCTGTAGCGCCAATGCCATTTGCGGGTAGTAAAGTGCCATCGCAAGCTCCCCGTGCCGCAGCACCAACTACATTTTCAGGTAGTACAGCGCCATCACGAGCTCCCGGTGCTGTAGCGCCAACGACAACTCCAGACAGTAAAGCGCCATTGCGAGCCCCCGGTGCTGAAGCGCCAATGCCATTTGCAGGTAGTAAAGTGCCATCGCAAGCTCCCCGTGCCGCAGCACCAACTACATTTTCAG GTAGTATAGCGCCATCACAAGCGCCAACGACAACTCCAGATAGTAAAGCGCCATCGCGAGCTCCCGGTGCAGCAGCGCTAATGCCATTTCCAGGTAGTAAAGCGCCATCGCAAGCTCCCCATGCCGCAGCACCAACTACATTTTCAGGTAGTACAGCGCCATCACGAGCTCCCGGTGCTGTAGCGCCAACGACAACTCCAGATAGTAAAGCGCCATCGCGAGCTCCCGGTGCAGCAGCGCTAATGCCATTTCCAGGTAGTAAAGCGCCATCGCAAGCTCCCCATGCCGCAGCACCAACTACATTTTCAGGTAGTACAGCGCCATCACGAGCTCCCGGTGCTGTAGCGCCAACGACAACTCCAGATAGTAAAGCGCCATCGCGAGCTCCCGGTGCAGCAGCGCTAATGCCATTTCCAGGTAGTAAAGCACCATTGCAAGCTCCCCGAGCCGCAGCACCAACTACATTTTCAGGTAGTATAGCGCCATCACAAGCGCCAACGACAACTCCAGATAGTAAAGCGCCATCGCGAGCTCCCGGTGCAGCAGCGCTAATGCCATTTCCAGGTAGTAAAGCGCCATCGCAAGCTCCCCATGCCGCAGCACCAACTACATTTTCAGGTAGTACAGCGCCATCACGAGCTCCCGGTGCTGTAGCGCCAACGACAACTCCAGATAGTAAAGCGCCATCGCGAGCCCCCGGTGCTGAAGTGCCAATGCCATTTGCAGGTAGTAAAGCGCCATCGCAATCTCCCAGAGCCGCAGCACCAACTACATTTTCAGGTAGTACAGCGCCATCACGAGCTCCCGGTGCTGTAGCGCCAACGACAACTCCAGATAGTAAAGCGCCATCGCGAGCCCCCGGTGCTGAAGTGCCAATGCCATTTGCAGGTAGTAAAGCGCCATCGCAATCTCCCAGAGCCGCAGCACCAACTACATTTTCAGGTAGTACAGCGCCATCGCGAGCTCCCGGTGCTGCAGCACCAACTACATTTGCAGGTAGTACAGCGCCATCACGAGCGCCAACGACAACTCCAGATAGTAAAGCGCCATCACGAGCCCCCGGTGCTGAAGCGCCAATGCCATTTGCAGGTAGTATAGCGCCATCGCAAGCTCCCAGAGCCGCAGCACCAACTACATTTTCAGGTAGTACAGCGCCATCGCGAGCTCCCGGTGCTGCAGCACCAACTACATTTGCAGGTAGTACAGCGCCATCACGAGCGCCAACGACAACTCCAGATAGTAAAGCGCCATCACGAGCCCCCGGTGCTGAAGCGCCAATGCCATTTGCAGGTAGTATAGCGCCATCGCAAGCTCCCAGAGCCGCAGCACCAACTACATTTTCAGGTAGTACAGCGCCATCGCGAGCTCCCGGTGCTGCAGCACCAACGACATTTGCAGGTAGTAAAGTGCCATCGCGGGCCCCCGGTGCCGCAGCACCAACGACATTTGCAGGTAGTAAAGCGCCATCGCGAGCCCCCGGTGCCGCAGCACCAACTCCATTTCCAGGTAGTAAAGCGCCATCGCGAGCCCTAGGTGATGCAGCACCAACGCCATTTCCAGGTAATAGAGCGCCATCGCGAGCTCCCGGTTCTTCAGCGCCAACGCCATTTCCTGGTAGTAGAGCGCCATCGCGAGCTCCCGGTACTGGAGCGCCTACGCCATTTCCAGGTAGCAGAGTGCCATCACGAGCTCCCGGTACAGGAGCGCCAGTGCCCGCTCCAACTATGGCTCAAACGCCTGCTCCAG TTAATCCACCCGCACCAGAAGTGCCGCCAAGTAGTGCTCCGACAGGGCCACCAGCACCGGTGGAACCATCGGATGAGGACTCGCCGGTGCCGGCACCGTCAGATGCCCCATCTTTCACCATTTTCTGTAATCTAATCACGCCGCTTCTTCTCACCCTTCTTGCTTTATTCCGACCATTGTGA
- the LOC111806606 gene encoding uncharacterized protein LOC111806606 translates to MPPPPKRLPIKRSSSEKEILFDVAEPPPIESPNTAYDHRLLSMLSPRNNRRHSDEFPWSSQHLRACCLCRRRLVSGRDIYMYKGESAFCSAECRQQQMNQDEAKEKYSKKGPSGPTAVGKVSAINGETVAAV, encoded by the exons ATGCCGCCGCCGCCAAAGAGGCTCCCAATCAAGAGATCCTCCAGCGAGAAGGAGATCCTCTTCGACGTCGCAGAACCTCCACCAATCGAAAGCCCTAACACCGCCTACGATCACCGTCTTCTCTCCATGCTCTCGCCGAGAAACAATCGGAGACATTCCGATGAGTTTCCATGGTCGTCTCAGCATCTCCGTGCTTGTTGCCTCTGTCGTCGCCGCCTCGTTTCCGGCCGTGACATATACATGTACAA GGGCGAGAGCGCTTTTTGTAGTGCAGAGTGCCGGCAGCAGCAGATGAATCAGGATGAGGCGAAGGAAAAGTATTCGAAGAAAGGACCGTCAGGACCGACCGCCGTAGGAAAAGTCTCTGCAATTAATGGCGAGACTGTCGCCGCCGTGTAG
- the LOC111776222 gene encoding vacuolar protein sorting-associated protein 9A-like: MENADVFLGLHDFLERMRQPSASDFVKSIKSFIVSFSNNAPDPERDSASVQEFFAKMEGAFRAHPLWSGCSEEELESAGEGLEKYVMTKLYSRVYASLADDVKIDEQLSDKMALIQQFIRPENLDIKPNFQNESSWLLAQKELLKINMYKAPRDKLVCLLGCCKVISNLLLNASIASNENPPGADEFLPVLIYVIIKANPPQLHSNLLYIQRYRGQSRLTGEAAYFFTNILSAESFISNIDANALSMEETEFEKNMESARALLSGLSTDVESSSNKSNLDERVARNSELVETSSQASNSGTEPAVRPNSPESKSSTEGPHVKYQSTVMEVSTLSDLENKGAAMLLNDHTRKQAFRDYPYLFAQVGDLTFNDVEELLNQYQHLVFKYVSLSKGLSLRSSSPSSSNSEMHSHHNPESFKEPEDVRDVTSNDESAGETHTMIDGPDGTSPFGEENVGSGLMQDKVVLPQHEGNDTTSLS, encoded by the exons ATGGAGAACGCCGACGTATTTTTAGGTCTGCATGACTTTCTTGAGCGTATGCGTCAACCATCAGCCTCAGATTTCGTCAAATCCATTAAAAG CTTTATTGTGTCATTTTCGAATAATGCTCCTGACCCTGAAAGGGATAGTGCCTCTGTACAAGAATTCTTTGCCAAAATGGAGGGAGCTTTCAGAGCTCATCCACTTTGGTCTGGTTGCTCAGAAGAAGAGCTGGAAAGTGCTGGTGAG GGATTGGAGAAGTATGTCATGACCAAGTTATATTCTCGTGTATATGCTTCGCTTGCAGATGATGTAAAAATTGACGAACAACTTTCTGATAAGATGGCATTGATTCAACAGTTCATTCGGCCAGAAAATCTGGATATCAAACCAAATTTCCAGAACGAGTCATCATGGTTG CTTGCTCAGAAGGAACTCTTGAAGATTAACATGTACAAAGCTCCAAGAGACAAGCTTGTGTGTCTCCTTGGCTGTTGTAAGGTCATCAGTAACCTGCTACTTAATGCTTCTATTGCTTCAAATGAGAATCCTCCAGGGGCTGATGAGTTCCTTCCCGTCCTTATTTATGTTATCATAAAG GCAAACCCTCCACAACTGcactcaaatttattatatatacaacGGTACAGGGGACAATCCCGATTAACTGGAGAAGCAGCATATTTTTTCACAAACATACTCTCAGCCGAGTCCTTTATCTCAAACATTGACGCAAATGCCCTCTCAATGGAAGAAACCGAGTTTGAAAAAAACATGGAATCTGCTCGAGCACTGCTATCTGGGCTATCCACTgatgttgaatcttcttctaaTAAAAGTAACTTGGATGAACGAGTTGCCCGTAATTCAGAACTTGTTGAAACCAGTTCTCAAGCTTCAAATTCTGGTACAGAACCTGCAGTTAGACCCAACTCCCCAGAATCAAAGTCAAGCACTGAGGGACCACATGTCAAATACCAGTCAACAGTGATGGAAGTTTCAACGCTCTCAGATTTGGAGAACAAGGGTGCAGCTATGCTTTTAAATGATCACACAAGGAAGCAAGCCTTCCGAGATTATCCATATTTGTTTGCCCAAGTTGGGGATCTTACATTTAATGACGTAGAAGAGCTACTCAATCAATACCAACATCTAGTTTTCAAGTATGTTTCCCTTTCTAAAGGACTGAGTCTCAGATCTTCATCCCCATCTTCGTCAAATTCTGAAATGCATTCCCACCACAATCCTGAATCTTTCAAAGAACCTGAAGATGTTAGAGACGTAACATCAAATGATGAGTCTGCTGGAGAGACACATACTATGATTGATGGCCCAGATGGAACCTCACCgtttggagaagaaaacgtTGGATCAGGGTTAATGCAAGACAAGGTAGTACTACCTCAGCATGAAGGAAACGACACGACATCCCTATCCTAG
- the LOC111804444 gene encoding zinc finger CCCH domain-containing protein 15 homolog → MGAEEAAVEQEKLASHDPSANPITEAQFLSWKRHKDAEASAKRDETARKRAEDIASGAVQMNGRELFLHQPWVFDNTQY, encoded by the exons ATGGGGGCAGAAGAAGCGGCTGTGGAGCAAGAGAAGCTCGCGTCTCATGATCCGAGCGCGAATCCCATCACGGAGGCTCAGTTCCTATCGTGGAAGCGCCACAAG GATGCCGAGGCATCTGCTAAAAGAGATGAAACAGCAAGGAAGCGTGCGGAGGATATAGCCTCAGGAGCGGTGCAAATGAATGGGCGAGAGCTTTTCTTGCACCAACCGTGGGTTTTTGACAACACTCAATATTGA
- the LOC111811191 gene encoding non-specific lipid-transfer protein-like protein At5g64080, translating to MAMAMAMIQSLALFLTCIAAIWICNENIIASAASPLSPRPSAVDCPAVVYAILPCVNYITIGSTMTMPSEVCCKNVESVMKWNAKCMCVGLKQSESLGIQLNVTRAIDLPATCGISTPLSDCGCAFDFILV from the coding sequence atggcaatggcaatggcGATGATTCAGAGTTTGGCTCTGTTCTTGACCTGCATTGCAGCGATATGGATTTgcaatgaaaatataattgcgAGTGCTGCCTCGCCGTTGTCGCCTCGGCCGAGTGCGGTGGATTGCCCGGCGGTGGTGTATGCGATACTGCCGTGCGTGAATTACATCACGATCGGGAGCACGATGACGATGCCCTCGGAAGTTTGCTGCAAGAATGTGGAAAGTGTGATGAAATGGAATGCTAAATGTATGTGCGTTGGGTTGAAGCAGAGCGAGAGCTTGGGGATTCAATTGAATGTTACTAGAGCGATTGATCTTCCTGCGACTTGTGGAATTTCGACTCCGCTTTCTGATTGCGGCTGTGCGTTTGATTTTattcttgtttga
- the LOC111788310 gene encoding low affinity sulfate transporter 3-like, which translates to MGSLPSDTLAVEMADTHVLAGAGDGAETTEWLLNSPNPPSFWEELAAAVRENVIPRSCTKTHLAKKKTKTTSSSDEKQSIFKATLILLQSMFPILKLGRNYKASNFKSDIMAGLTLASLSIPQSIGYANLAKLDPQFGLYTSAVPPLIYALMGSSREIAIGPVAVVSLLLSSMLQEIRDPVADPVGYRSLVFTVTLFAGIFQAGFGLLRLGFLVDFLSHAAIVGFMAGAAILIGLQQLKGLLAISNFTTKTDVVSVLESVVRSAHQPWYPLNIVLGCSFLIFLLVARFIGRRKKKLFWVSAIAPLISVILSTLIVFVSRADRHGVKIVKEVKEGLNPISVHQLQFNSSGVGLAAKSGLIAAIIALTEAMAVGRSFASIKGYNIDGNREMIAMGFMNIIGSLTSCYVATGSFSRTAVNFSAGCESVLSNIVMAITVMLALQFFTRLLYFTPMAILASIILSALPGLIDINEALRIWKLDKLDFLACLGAFLGVLFHSVEFGLLLAVGISFAKILLISMRPAIEEVGRLGRSDMFGNMKQFPMAMKTQGISIVRINSSLLCFANASFIKDRIMRLVEEDDEDDDIEETTKDQPKQLVVDMCNVMNIDTSGIIVLEELHKRLLLNGIQVTIASPKWEVIHKLKRTNFVERIEGRVFLSVGEAVDSCLQNASKLPSSTKVLVT; encoded by the exons ATGGGTTCTTTGCCTTCTGACACTCTCGCCGTCGAAATGGCCGACACCCATGTTCTCGCCGGCGCCGGCGACGGAGCAGAGACCACCGAATGGCTCCTCAATTCTCCCAACCCTCCAAGTTTCTGGGAAGAACTTGCCGCCGCTGTCAGAGAAAATGTCATTCCACGAAGCTGCACAAAGACCCATTTGGcaaagaagaaaacgaaaaccaCTTCTTCAAGCGATGAAAAACAGAGCATTTTTAAAGCCACTCTGATTCTTCTGCAGAGCATGTTCCCAATCCTCAAATTGGGCCGAAACTACAAAGCTTCTAACTTCAAAAGCGACATCATGGCTGGTTTAACTCTTGCCAGTCTCAGCATTCCTCAG AGTATTGGGTATGCGAATTTGGCTAAGCTTGATCCTCAGTTTGGTCTCT ataCAAGCGCTGTTCCTCCTTTGATCTATGCTCTAATGGGAAGCTCGAGAGAGATAGCCATTGGCCCAGTGGCTGTGGTGTCGCTGCTTCTTTCGTCTATGTTGCAAGAGATTCGAGATCCTGTTGCAGACCCAGTTGGTTATAGAAGCCTTGTTTTTACTGTCACCTTATTTGCAGGGATTTTCCAAGCAGGATTTGGGCTTCTGAG ATTGGGGTTTCTTGTGGATTTTCTATCTCATGCTGCCATTGTTGGGTTCATGGCTGGAGCTGCCATTCTCATTGGTCTTCAGCAATTGAAAGGGTTGCTTGCTATTAGCAACTTCACGACCAAAACCGATGTGGTCTCTGTTTTGGAATCTGTCGTGAGATCTGCTCACCAGCCT TGGTACCCTTTGAACATTGTTCTTGGCTGCTCGTttctgatctttctccttgTGGCCAGGTTTATT GgtagaaggaaaaagaagctGTTTTGGGTGTCAGCCATTGCTCCTCTCATATCTGTCATTCTCTCCACTTTGATAGTGTTTGTGTCAAGAGCTGATAGACATGGAGTTAAGATAGTTAAGGAAGTAAAAGAAGGGTTGAACCCAATCTCTGTTCATCAGCTGCAATTCAACAGCTCAGGTGTTGGCTTAGCTGCCAAATCTGGCCTCATTGCTGCCATCATAGCTCTCACA GAAGCGATGGCTGTTGGCCGATCCTTCGCCTCCATTAAAGGCTACAACATTGATGGGAACAGGGAGATGATTGCTATGGGCTTCATGAACATTATAGGCTCTCTAACCTCTTGCTATGTAGCCACTG GGTCATTCTCAAGAACGGCTGTGAATTTTAGTGCTGGGTGTGAGAGTGTATTGTCAAATATAGTGATGGCAATAACAGTGATGTTGGCATTGCAATTCTTCACAAGGCTCCTCTACTTCACTCCAATGGCCATTTTGGCTTCAATCATTCTCTCTGCTCTACCTGGTCTTATTGACATCAATGAAGCTCTGCGCATCTGGAAGCTCGACAAGCTTGACTTTCTTGCCTGTCTTGGCGCTTTCCTCGGTGTCTTGTTTCATTCCGTGGAATTTGGCCTTCTTCTTGCG GTCGGAATTTCATTTGCGAAGATATTGTTGATATCGATGAGACCCGCTATAGAAGAGGTGGGAAGGCTTGGAAGAAGTGACATGTTTGGCAACATGAAGCAATTCCCTATGGCCATGAAAACTCAAGGAATCTCCATTGTTAGAATAAACTCTAGCTTGCTTTGTTTTGCCAATGCCAGCTTCATCAAAGACAG AATAATGAGATTGGtcgaagaagatgatgaagatgatgatattGAAGAAACAACCAAAGATCAACCTAAACAACTAGTTGTTGACATGTGTA ATGTTATGAATATCGACACGTCTGGGATCATTGTTCTAGAGGAACTTCACAAGAGGTTGTTATTGAACGGGATACAG GTAACAATAGCAAGTCCAAAATGGGAAGTGATTCACAAACTTAAAAGAACCAATTTTGTTGAAAGAATTGAAGGAAGGGTTTTCCTATCAGTTGGTGAAGCTGTGGATTCATGCCTTCAAAATGCTTCCAAATTGCCTTCTTCTACCAAAGTGCTTGTCACTTGA